ATCCGGGTGCTCACCGACAGTCCGGAAGACCCGGAGTGGACCTGGCTGAAGTGGTTGCCGCATGTGCAGCATCAGACCGACACCGACGCGGCCGGCCCGACCCGGCTGGTGTTCACCCGCCCGGACGCCCTGGCCGATCTGACCGCGCGCGGGCCGCACACCGCGGATGCGGCACCCAGCGGGCCCTATGTCGTGGTCATCGATCTCACCGGGGGCAAGGCCGGCTTCCCGGTCGACGGTCGGGCGGGCGTCACCGTCATCACGCTGGGCAACCACCGGGGCTCGGCCTACCGGATCCGCCTCGACGCCGACGGCTCCGCCGATGACCGGCTGCCGAACCAGACGTTCCGGCTGGTGGCCAACGCCGCCGACCAGATGACGCCGGCACAGGCCGGCCGGCTGGCGCGCAAGCTCGCCGGCTGGTCGATCACCGGCACGATCATCGACCGCAATACCCGGGTGCAGAAGAAGGTCGCCACCGAATGGCATCAGCTGGTCGGCGCGCAATCCGTCGAGGAGGTGACACCGGCACGCTGGCGGATGTTCACCGACACCGACCGCGACCGGCTCAAGATTCCGTTCGGCCACGAACTCAAGACCGGCGACATCATGTACCTCGACATCAAGGAGGGCGCGGAGTTCGGCGCCGGCCCGCACGGCATGTTGATCGGGACCACCGGCTCCGGAAAGTCCGAATTCCTTCGCACCCTGATCCTCTCGTTGGCCGCGACCCACCATCCAGACCAGGTGAACCTGCTGCTGACCGACTTCAAGGGCGGATCGACCTTCCTGGGCATGGAGAAACTGCCGCACACCGCGGCGGTGGTGACCAACATGGAGGAGGAGGCCGAGCTGGTCAGTCGGATGGGGGAGGTGCTCTCCGGTGAACTCGACCGCCGCCAGTCCATCCTGCGCCAGGCCGGCATCCAGGTCGGCGCGGCCGGTGCGCTCTCCGGTGTGGCCGAGTACGAGAAACATCGTGAGCGGGGCGCCGATCTGGCGCCGTTGCCGACGTTGTTCGTCGTCGTCGACGAGTTCGCCGAGCTTCTGCAGAACCATCCGGACTTCATCGCGCTGTTCGACCGGATCTGCCGGGTCGGCCGCTCACTGCGGGTGCACCTGCTGCTGGCCACGCAGTCGCTGAACACCGGCGGCGTCCGCATCGACAAGCTGGAGCCGAACCTCACCTATCGAATCGCACTGCGCACCACGAGTTCTGCCGAGTCCAAGGCGGTGATCGGCACCCCGGAGGCGCAGTACATCACCAACAAGGAAAGCGGTGTGGGCTTCCTGCGGGTCGGCATGGAGGATCCGGTGAAGTTCCGAAGTGTCTACACCGGAACCAACCACGTACCCGCGTCGGCGATCACCGCCGACGGTGAGGTGGCGCCCCGGCAGCATCCGCCGAGCGAGGTGCGGATCCAGCCGTTCACCGCCGCGCCGATGATGGATGCGACCGGGGTGACGTCGCGATGACCGTCAGTGAAGGGCCGGAGGCGGATCGCGCATGACGACGGCAGAGGAACCGCGCGTTCTGCGGGAGGTGGTGCTCGGTCAGCTGGCCACCGGGGAGGCCCGCGCCTACAAGATGTGGCTGCCGCCGCTGACCGATCCCACACCGGTCGACGAACTCGTGGAACGCGATCAGCGCCAACCGCTGCGCTTCGGTCTCGGCATCATGGACGAGCCACGCCGGCACCGCCAGGAGGTGTGGGGCATCGATGTTTCCGCCGCGGCCGGCAACATCGCGATCGGCGGTGCGCCGCAGACCGGAAAGTCGACTTTCCTGCAGACGTTGGTGCTTTCGGCGGCTGCCACCCATACCCCGCGTCAGGTGCAGTTCTATTGCATCGATCTCGGCGGCGGTGGCCTGATGTATCTGGAGGACCTGCCGCACGTCGGTGGCGTGGCCACCCGCTCTGAGCCGGACCGGGTGAACCGGGCCGTCGCCGAGATGAAAGCCGTTCTGCGCCAGCGGGAGGCGATGTTCAAGCAGTTCCGGGTGGGCTCGATCTCCAGTTACCGCCAGATGCGGGAGGACCCCCAGCATCCGG
This region of Mycolicibacterium diernhoferi genomic DNA includes:
- the eccCa gene encoding type VII secretion protein EccCa encodes the protein MTTKKFTPIIKRGPRLTPGEINITPPDDLGIDIPPSGIQKALPWVMGGGMLGMIAIMIFTGIRQLSPYMLMMPLMMIMATVGFMAGGGPGGKKVPEINADRKEYLRYLAGLRTRVTTSAAAQVTFFNYHAPHPEDLLSIVGTHRQWSRQANADFYAATRIGVGAEPAVDRLLKPSVGGELAGPQGAPQPHLEPVSHMWLIKFLRTHGLIHDCPKLVQLRTFPTIAVGGDQERAARLLTAMICHLAVFHPPDLLQIRVLTDSPEDPEWTWLKWLPHVQHQTDTDAAGPTRLVFTRPDALADLTARGPHTADAAPSGPYVVVIDLTGGKAGFPVDGRAGVTVITLGNHRGSAYRIRLDADGSADDRLPNQTFRLVANAADQMTPAQAGRLARKLAGWSITGTIIDRNTRVQKKVATEWHQLVGAQSVEEVTPARWRMFTDTDRDRLKIPFGHELKTGDIMYLDIKEGAEFGAGPHGMLIGTTGSGKSEFLRTLILSLAATHHPDQVNLLLTDFKGGSTFLGMEKLPHTAAVVTNMEEEAELVSRMGEVLSGELDRRQSILRQAGIQVGAAGALSGVAEYEKHRERGADLAPLPTLFVVVDEFAELLQNHPDFIALFDRICRVGRSLRVHLLLATQSLNTGGVRIDKLEPNLTYRIALRTTSSAESKAVIGTPEAQYITNKESGVGFLRVGMEDPVKFRSVYTGTNHVPASAITADGEVAPRQHPPSEVRIQPFTAAPMMDATGVTSR